A window from Staphylococcus succinus encodes these proteins:
- a CDS encoding alanine/glycine:cation symporter family protein gives MLESLLTWFYDIVWSKPLVYGLLITGIIFSLMMRLFQVRHFKEMIRLMFQGEKSPTGISSFQAIALSLAGRVGTGNIVGVSTAIFIGGPGAVFWMWATAFLGASSAFIESTLGQIYKREEKGQYRGGPAFYIEYGIKGKMGKIYGLIFAVVTVISVGLLLPGVQSNAISSSMKNAFSIEPWIIALCLAVLLALIIFGGVKWIATAATAIVPFMAIIYILMAVVIIFLNIEQVPALFALIFKSAFGMQAAFGGILGAMIEIGVKRGLYSNEAGQGTGPHAASAAEVSHPAKQGLVQSFSVYVDTLFICTATALIILLSGTYNVTDGGTGSGGKPSMIKDNGIFVEMSNGDKDYSGTAMYAQAGIDKAFQGGSYHFDPAFSGIGSYFIAIALFFFAFTTILAYYYIAETNITYLTRKRKNKTTTFWINVTRIVLIAATIYGAVKTAEIAWLMGDLGVGMMAWLNIIAIWILHKPAMHALKDYEQQKKRLGSGKYAIYKPDPKSVPNAVFWLKDYPQRLRDEKYNK, from the coding sequence ATGTTAGAAAGTTTACTTACTTGGTTTTATGATATTGTTTGGAGCAAGCCTTTGGTCTATGGCTTATTAATTACGGGGATTATTTTTTCATTGATGATGCGTTTGTTCCAAGTTAGACATTTTAAAGAGATGATTCGACTCATGTTTCAAGGAGAGAAATCACCTACAGGTATATCGAGTTTTCAGGCTATTGCCTTATCACTTGCTGGTCGTGTAGGAACAGGGAATATTGTCGGTGTATCAACTGCGATATTTATAGGAGGACCCGGCGCGGTATTTTGGATGTGGGCAACAGCATTTTTAGGCGCAAGTAGTGCATTTATAGAATCTACATTAGGACAAATATATAAAAGAGAAGAAAAAGGGCAGTACCGAGGTGGACCAGCATTTTACATTGAATATGGTATAAAGGGGAAAATGGGTAAGATTTATGGTTTAATATTCGCCGTTGTCACAGTTATTTCAGTCGGTTTGTTATTGCCAGGTGTTCAATCTAATGCCATATCAAGCTCAATGAAAAATGCATTTAGTATTGAACCATGGATTATTGCACTATGTTTAGCTGTATTATTAGCTTTAATTATCTTCGGTGGCGTCAAATGGATTGCTACTGCTGCAACAGCAATTGTGCCATTTATGGCAATTATTTATATATTAATGGCGGTTGTGATTATTTTCTTGAATATTGAACAGGTACCAGCACTATTCGCTTTGATTTTTAAATCAGCATTTGGAATGCAAGCAGCGTTTGGTGGTATATTAGGTGCCATGATAGAAATCGGGGTTAAAAGAGGGCTTTATTCTAATGAAGCTGGACAAGGAACTGGACCACATGCAGCATCTGCTGCAGAGGTATCTCATCCTGCAAAGCAAGGTTTGGTACAATCATTTTCAGTTTATGTAGATACATTATTTATTTGTACAGCGACAGCACTGATTATTTTATTATCAGGAACATATAATGTTACTGACGGGGGAACAGGTTCAGGCGGTAAGCCTAGCATGATTAAAGATAATGGTATATTTGTAGAAATGTCCAATGGTGATAAAGATTACTCAGGGACAGCGATGTATGCACAAGCAGGTATAGATAAAGCATTTCAAGGTGGAAGTTACCATTTTGATCCAGCATTTTCAGGCATTGGATCATATTTTATAGCTATTGCATTATTCTTCTTCGCATTTACGACGATATTAGCGTATTACTATATTGCTGAAACCAATATTACCTATTTAACAAGAAAACGAAAAAATAAAACCACTACTTTTTGGATTAATGTAACTCGAATTGTGTTGATTGCTGCTACAATATATGGTGCAGTAAAAACAGCGGAAATTGCATGGTTGATGGGTGATTTAGGGGTAGGTATGATGGCGTGGTTAAATATCATCGCCATATGGATTTTGCATAAACCAGCCATGCATGCTTTAAAAGATTATGAACAACAGAAGAAACGTTTGGGTTCAGGGAAATATGCTATCTATAAACCGGATCCTAAATCAGTACCGAATGCGGTCTTTTGGTTGAAAGATTACCCTCAACGTTTAAGAGATGAAAAATATAACAAATAG
- the cozEa gene encoding lipoteichoic acid biosynthesis protein CozEa, with the protein MLNKVWFRTGVALLILFLLIKLIMEVHSVFTPFIIILQSVLIPLLLSGFLFYICLPFQKILEKNKVPRWGSITIIFIGLIIIIGIIVGFVGPLIAEQIENLVNQIPTLQHEVQHIINYSLDQMERLPPDVTNRINKMVQSMSDNTADILSNSFSYITSIISTLFLLIMVPFFLIYMLKDHERFIPFIAKLFKGDRKVFVVELLEDLDHTVKSYIQGQVTVSIILGVILYIGYSIIGLNYTLLLVMFACVANMIPFLGPWMAFAPAAIIAIIQSPTIFIWVCIITLIAQQLEGNVITPNVMGKSLNIHPLTIIVVILAAGNIGGFGLILIAVPLYAVIKTIIGNVFSYREQIMEKANSDVKE; encoded by the coding sequence ATGTTAAACAAAGTTTGGTTTAGAACAGGTGTTGCCTTACTCATCCTGTTTTTACTAATCAAATTAATAATGGAGGTCCATAGTGTATTCACACCGTTCATCATTATTCTACAATCTGTGTTAATACCTTTATTACTCAGCGGCTTCTTATTCTATATTTGTTTACCTTTTCAAAAGATACTTGAAAAAAATAAAGTACCACGTTGGGGTAGTATTACAATTATCTTTATTGGGTTAATTATAATTATAGGTATTATTGTTGGCTTTGTAGGTCCACTGATTGCAGAGCAAATCGAGAATTTAGTTAATCAAATTCCTACACTACAACATGAAGTACAACATATTATCAATTACTCATTAGATCAAATGGAAAGATTACCACCTGATGTAACGAACCGCATTAACAAAATGGTACAGTCAATGAGTGATAATACTGCTGATATATTATCGAATTCATTTAGTTACATTACTTCAATTATCTCTACTTTGTTCTTACTTATAATGGTGCCGTTCTTCTTAATTTACATGTTGAAAGATCATGAACGCTTTATTCCTTTTATTGCAAAATTATTTAAAGGGGATAGAAAGGTATTTGTAGTAGAATTATTAGAGGACTTGGATCACACTGTTAAATCATATATTCAAGGACAAGTAACTGTAAGTATCATACTCGGAGTTATCTTATATATTGGTTATTCCATCATTGGATTAAACTATACATTATTGCTTGTAATGTTTGCCTGTGTAGCTAACATGATCCCATTCTTAGGGCCTTGGATGGCTTTCGCACCTGCTGCCATCATAGCAATCATACAAAGTCCAACAATATTCATTTGGGTATGTATCATTACTTTAATTGCACAGCAACTTGAAGGTAATGTCATTACACCAAATGTTATGGGTAAATCATTAAATATTCACCCACTTACAATTATTGTAGTGATATTAGCAGCTGGTAATATTGGCGGCTTTGGGCTAATTCTTATAGCTGTACCACTTTATGCAGTAATCAAGACGATTATTGGTAATGTATTCAGCTACAGAGAGCAAATTATGGAAAAAGCCAATAGCGATGTTAAAGAATAA
- the fabI gene encoding enoyl-ACP reductase FabI — MLNLENKTFVIMGIANKRSIGFGVAKVLDELGAKLVFTYRKERSKNELEKLLAQLNQKDHHVFQVDVQKDEDVIDGFAKIGDEVGTIDGVYHSIAFANMEDLRGRFIDTSRDGFLLAQDISSYSLTIVAREAKKLMPNGGSIVATTYLGGEFAVQNYNVMGVAKASLEANVRYLALDLGEDNIRVNAISAGPIRTLSAKGVGGFNTILKEIEERSPLKRNVDQEEVGKTAAYLLSDFSSGVTGENIHVDSGYHIVK; from the coding sequence ATGTTGAATTTAGAAAATAAAACATTTGTCATTATGGGTATTGCTAATAAACGTAGTATTGGTTTTGGAGTAGCTAAAGTATTAGACGAACTAGGTGCTAAATTAGTCTTTACATATCGAAAAGAACGTAGTAAAAATGAATTAGAAAAATTACTAGCGCAATTAAATCAGAAAGACCACCATGTATTCCAAGTGGATGTACAGAAAGACGAAGACGTTATTGATGGATTTGCTAAAATTGGTGATGAAGTTGGTACAATCGATGGTGTTTATCACTCAATCGCTTTTGCAAATATGGAAGATTTACGTGGCCGATTTATTGATACATCAAGAGACGGTTTCTTATTAGCTCAAGACATTAGTTCATATTCATTAACTATTGTAGCTCGTGAGGCTAAAAAACTTATGCCTAATGGTGGCAGCATTGTTGCTACAACATATTTAGGCGGGGAATTTGCTGTTCAAAACTATAATGTGATGGGCGTGGCAAAAGCAAGTCTAGAAGCAAACGTACGCTACTTGGCGCTTGACTTAGGTGAAGATAATATTCGTGTGAATGCAATTTCTGCTGGACCTATTCGTACATTGAGTGCTAAAGGTGTAGGCGGTTTTAATACAATCTTAAAAGAAATCGAAGAACGTTCACCATTAAAACGTAATGTAGATCAAGAAGAAGTGGGCAAAACTGCAGCTTATCTATTAAGTGATTTTTCAAGTGGTGTAACTGGTGAAAATATCCATGTGGATAGTGGTTACCATATCGTTAAATAA
- a CDS encoding monovalent cation:proton antiporter family protein, translating to MEFVSLVVVVLAAFLTPILVNRLRITFLPVVVAEILMGIVIGHSFLNLVERDSMLNILSTLGFIFLMFLSGLEIDFKAFKKNKTPQDQEDQKKEPGHLQLAIVVFMFIMIISIIFAYMFKWFGLVDDVLLMVIIISTISLGVVVPTLKEMNIMRTTIGQFILLVAVLADLVTMILLTAYGALHASGNTSLWLIGILVVFTLVFYFLGGIFKKAQFLQKLMDGTTQIGIRAVFALILLLVALAEGVGAENILGAFLAGVVVSLLSPDEDMVEKLDSFGYGFFIPIFFIMVGVDLNIPSLIKEPSLLLIIPFLILAFLVSKLIPVFYISRWFDKQTTISSAFLLTSTLSLVIASAKIAEELGTISPEISGILILSAVITCVFVPIIFKKMFPMPDEVTRQIEVSLIGKNQLTIPIAQNLSSQLYQVSLYYRNDLSDKRKLSDAISMIEIADYEEELLERLGLFSRNIVVCSTNDDDINRKVAVMAKNHGVKRVICRLESSSEDEDLQRQGIEIFSSYMSNKILLKGLIETPNMLNLLSNVETSLYEIAMLNHQYDQIQLRNFPFDGDIIFVRIIRNNESIVPHGDTQLRYRDRLIVTGSKEYVDELKRELELYY from the coding sequence ATGGAATTTGTATCACTCGTTGTTGTCGTATTAGCGGCATTTTTAACACCAATACTAGTTAATCGGCTTAGAATCACATTTTTACCTGTTGTTGTAGCTGAAATATTGATGGGTATTGTGATTGGTCATTCATTTTTAAATTTAGTAGAGCGAGACTCTATGCTAAATATTTTATCAACTTTAGGATTTATCTTTTTAATGTTCTTAAGTGGTTTAGAGATTGATTTTAAAGCATTTAAGAAAAATAAAACGCCTCAAGATCAAGAAGACCAAAAGAAAGAACCAGGTCATTTGCAATTAGCCATTGTTGTATTTATGTTTATTATGATTATTTCAATTATTTTCGCATATATGTTTAAATGGTTTGGTTTGGTAGATGATGTATTACTTATGGTGATTATTATTTCTACGATTTCATTAGGTGTTGTTGTCCCAACATTAAAAGAAATGAACATCATGCGTACTACAATAGGCCAATTTATCTTGCTTGTTGCAGTGTTGGCTGATTTAGTAACGATGATATTATTAACAGCCTATGGCGCATTACATGCCTCAGGAAACACATCACTGTGGCTCATTGGCATATTAGTCGTATTTACGCTTGTTTTTTACTTTTTGGGTGGTATTTTCAAAAAAGCCCAATTTTTACAAAAATTAATGGATGGTACGACTCAAATAGGCATCAGAGCGGTATTTGCATTGATTTTATTATTAGTTGCTTTAGCAGAAGGCGTCGGTGCGGAAAATATACTAGGTGCCTTTTTAGCTGGAGTAGTAGTATCTTTACTTAGTCCAGATGAAGATATGGTTGAGAAATTAGATTCATTTGGATACGGTTTTTTTATTCCAATATTCTTTATAATGGTGGGCGTAGATTTAAATATTCCTAGTTTGATTAAAGAGCCTTCATTGTTGTTAATCATTCCTTTTTTAATACTAGCCTTTTTAGTTTCTAAACTCATTCCAGTATTTTATATAAGTAGATGGTTTGATAAGCAAACAACAATTTCATCCGCATTTTTACTGACGTCAACCCTGTCCTTAGTGATAGCATCAGCAAAAATTGCAGAAGAACTAGGTACTATTTCACCAGAAATATCTGGTATTTTAATTTTAAGTGCAGTTATAACTTGTGTCTTTGTTCCTATTATATTTAAAAAAATGTTCCCAATGCCGGATGAAGTTACAAGACAAATTGAAGTGAGTCTAATCGGTAAGAACCAATTAACGATACCTATTGCTCAAAATTTATCTTCGCAACTTTATCAAGTTTCCTTATATTATAGAAATGATTTAAGCGATAAACGTAAGTTGTCTGACGCAATCTCTATGATTGAAATTGCAGATTATGAAGAAGAGTTATTAGAGCGTTTAGGGTTGTTTTCTAGAAATATCGTAGTTTGTTCTACCAACGATGATGATATTAATAGAAAAGTCGCTGTGATGGCTAAAAACCATGGCGTTAAACGTGTAATATGTAGACTTGAATCTAGTTCTGAAGATGAAGATTTACAAAGACAAGGCATTGAAATTTTCAGTAGTTATATGAGTAATAAGATCTTATTGAAAGGTTTAATAGAGACACCAAACATGCTTAATTTACTAAGTAATGTAGAAACGTCATTATATGAAATTGCGATGTTAAATCATCAATATGATCAAATTCAACTACGTAATTTCCCATTTGATGGAGATATCATCTTTGTACGAATCATTAGAAATAATGAGTCAATTGTGCCACATGGTGACACGCAGTTACGATACAGAGATCGTTTAATTGTTACTGGATCTAAAGAGTATGTTGATGAATTGAAACGAGAATTGGAACTTTATTATTAA
- the mgtE gene encoding magnesium transporter — protein sequence MANEKDSIGLEDEQVYDQALLDRLLFQSNIDEFRDEFLSMHTYEQSEYFEDSNEEVRQRIYEVLSPEEVADFFEQLEIDEEDYEALFDTMDATYASKVLEEMSYDNAVDIMNQLSKQKIVSLLTLMNKEDAKEIKALLHYEEDTAGGIMTTEYISLKATMPVKEALMHVKEQAPNAETIYVIFTVNDHKQLAGVLSLRDLIVAENDAYIEDIMSERVISANAADDQEDVAQKMRDYDFIAMPVVDYQDHLLGIITIDDILDVMDEEASEDYSRLAGVSDVDATNDSILKTATKRLPWLIILTFLGMITATILGSFEDTLSKVALLAAFIPIISGMSGNSGTQSLAVSVRNISTGEIDEQSKFKVALRETGSGFFSGLVCSILLFIIIIVLYGQPILAVIVGASLTIAMTVGTLVGSMIPLVMNKLKIDPAVASGPFITTINDIVSMLIYFGLATSFMSYLT from the coding sequence GTGGCCAATGAAAAAGATTCAATCGGTTTAGAGGATGAACAAGTATATGATCAAGCGTTACTAGATCGTTTACTATTCCAAAGTAATATTGATGAATTTAGAGACGAATTTTTATCAATGCACACATATGAACAAAGTGAATATTTTGAAGATAGTAATGAGGAAGTGCGTCAAAGGATATATGAAGTGTTATCACCAGAAGAAGTCGCTGATTTCTTTGAACAATTAGAAATTGACGAAGAAGATTATGAGGCGCTTTTTGATACCATGGATGCTACATATGCAAGTAAAGTATTAGAAGAGATGTCTTACGATAATGCAGTAGATATCATGAATCAACTTTCTAAACAAAAAATTGTTAGCTTACTTACATTAATGAACAAAGAAGATGCTAAGGAAATTAAAGCATTATTACATTATGAAGAAGATACCGCCGGCGGTATTATGACGACGGAATATATTTCATTAAAAGCAACGATGCCTGTGAAAGAAGCGCTCATGCACGTTAAAGAGCAGGCGCCAAATGCTGAAACGATATATGTCATATTTACAGTCAATGATCATAAGCAATTGGCTGGTGTACTTTCATTAAGAGATTTAATTGTGGCAGAAAATGATGCTTATATTGAAGATATTATGAGTGAACGTGTCATCAGTGCGAATGCAGCAGATGACCAAGAAGATGTTGCACAAAAAATGAGAGATTATGACTTTATTGCTATGCCAGTTGTAGATTATCAAGATCACTTACTTGGTATTATAACAATCGATGATATATTAGACGTCATGGATGAAGAAGCAAGTGAAGATTACTCACGCTTAGCAGGTGTGTCAGATGTTGATGCTACGAATGATTCAATATTAAAAACAGCAACAAAACGTTTACCGTGGTTAATCATCTTAACATTTTTAGGTATGATTACCGCGACAATATTAGGTTCTTTTGAGGATACATTATCTAAAGTAGCTCTGTTGGCGGCATTTATTCCAATTATTAGTGGAATGTCTGGTAATTCAGGCACTCAATCACTTGCCGTATCAGTAAGAAATATATCCACCGGTGAGATAGATGAACAAAGTAAATTTAAAGTGGCTTTAAGAGAAACAGGAAGCGGATTTTTTAGTGGGTTAGTTTGTTCTATTTTACTATTTATTATAATTATTGTACTATACGGTCAACCTATATTAGCAGTTATTGTAGGCGCAAGTTTGACTATTGCAATGACAGTTGGGACGTTAGTCGGTTCCATGATTCCATTAGTGATGAATAAACTGAAAATCGATCCTGCAGTTGCTAGCGGACCATTTATTACAACAATTAATGATATTGTAAGTATGTTAATTTATTTTGGATTAGCAACATCATTTATGTCTTACTTAACATAA
- a CDS encoding RluA family pseudouridine synthase: MKFKYHITSPEMLRTFLQKNDYSKKTISAIKHNGALLVNGQAVTVRRQLVVDDVLEVHLSQEVPSLNLIPFIQPLNILYEDEYLLVVSKSAFQNCAPSKDHKHGSLVEQVLGYFNDMGLSITPHVITRLDRNTSGIVIFAKHGFIHYLMSQTTLEKYYYCICYGAVEDEAMIDAPIGREPTSIIQRRVDNNGRQAQTQYKCLQRSPNYSLCKVQLLTGRTHQIRVHFQHIGHPLVGDDLYGGAHPIYKHQLLRCIQVSFVHPITHKTIEIHDKYDAIESIFNMI, translated from the coding sequence ATGAAATTTAAGTACCATATTACTTCTCCTGAAATGCTAAGAACATTTTTACAAAAAAATGATTATTCAAAGAAGACTATAAGCGCCATTAAACATAATGGCGCTTTATTAGTTAATGGACAAGCCGTTACTGTAAGACGACAGCTTGTAGTGGATGATGTGTTAGAGGTACACCTTAGTCAAGAGGTTCCGAGTTTAAATTTAATTCCATTTATACAACCATTAAATATATTATATGAAGATGAATATTTACTTGTTGTATCGAAAAGCGCATTTCAAAATTGTGCGCCATCTAAAGACCATAAACATGGTAGTTTAGTTGAACAAGTGTTAGGTTATTTTAATGATATGGGTCTTTCAATAACACCACATGTTATTACACGTTTAGATCGTAATACATCAGGTATTGTGATATTTGCTAAACATGGATTTATACATTATTTGATGTCTCAGACGACGCTAGAGAAATATTATTACTGTATTTGTTATGGTGCTGTAGAAGACGAGGCAATGATTGATGCTCCGATTGGAAGAGAGCCAACAAGTATTATCCAAAGACGTGTAGATAATAACGGTAGACAAGCGCAAACCCAATACAAATGTCTTCAACGATCGCCAAACTATAGTTTGTGTAAAGTACAATTACTGACTGGTAGAACGCATCAAATCAGAGTACATTTTCAGCATATTGGCCATCCTTTAGTCGGGGATGATTTATATGGTGGTGCACATCCTATTTATAAACATCAATTATTGCGTTGCATCCAAGTTTCTTTTGTGCATCCTATAACACATAAAACAATTGAAATTCATGATAAATATGACGCGATAGAATCTATATTTAATATGATATAA
- a CDS encoding NAD kinase codes for MRYTILSKGDSKSNALKHKMINHMKDFQMIEDADNPEIVISVGGDGTLLQAFHQYSHMLSRCAFVGVHTGHLGFYADWLPHEVEKLIIEINNSEFQVIEYPLLEIIIRYNDNGYETRYLALNEATMKTENGSTLVVDVNIRGNQFERFRGDGLCVSTPSGSTAYNKALGGALIHPSLEAMQIAEIASINNRVFRTVGSPLVLPKHHTCLITPVNHDTILTTIDHVSIKHKNVNAIQFRVANERVRFARFRPFPFWKRVHDSFISSGDDE; via the coding sequence TTGCGATATACGATATTATCAAAAGGCGATTCAAAGTCAAATGCGTTAAAGCATAAAATGATCAACCACATGAAAGATTTTCAAATGATTGAGGATGCAGATAATCCAGAAATAGTCATTTCAGTAGGTGGTGATGGCACATTATTACAAGCTTTCCATCAATATAGTCATATGTTATCGCGTTGTGCATTTGTGGGGGTACATACGGGTCATCTAGGTTTTTATGCAGACTGGTTACCACATGAAGTTGAAAAGTTAATTATAGAAATTAACAATTCGGAGTTCCAAGTTATTGAATATCCATTGCTCGAAATCATTATTCGTTATAATGATAATGGTTATGAAACGCGTTATTTAGCCTTGAATGAGGCTACTATGAAAACTGAAAATGGATCTACGTTAGTGGTTGATGTCAATATTCGAGGTAATCAATTTGAGCGTTTTAGAGGCGATGGTTTGTGTGTATCTACACCATCTGGATCTACGGCGTATAATAAAGCGTTAGGCGGTGCATTAATACATCCTTCTTTAGAAGCTATGCAAATTGCAGAGATTGCATCTATTAATAATAGAGTCTTTAGAACAGTGGGTTCACCACTTGTATTACCGAAACATCATACGTGTTTGATTACACCAGTCAATCACGATACGATTTTAACCACGATTGACCATGTAAGTATTAAGCATAAAAATGTAAATGCAATACAATTTAGAGTTGCCAATGAAAGAGTGAGATTTGCAAGATTCAGACCGTTTCCTTTTTGGAAAAGGGTACATGATTCATTTATTTCTAGTGGAGACGATGAATAA
- a CDS encoding GTP pyrophosphokinase: MNQWDQFLSPYKQAVDELKVKLKGLRKQYEVDDNASPIEFVTGRVKPMTSIIDKANKREISFDRLHEEMYDIAGLRLMCQFVDDIDIVVNLLRQRQDFKVVEERDYISNTKQSGYRSFHVIIEYPIETLDGEKKILAEIQIRTLAMNFWATIEHTLRYKYDGDYPPEIQHRLERAAEAAFLLDEEMSEIKEEIQEAQKYYSKKRAKKHDSD; encoded by the coding sequence ATGAATCAATGGGATCAGTTTTTATCTCCCTATAAACAAGCTGTGGATGAGCTGAAAGTTAAGTTAAAGGGACTTAGAAAACAATATGAGGTAGACGATAATGCATCTCCAATAGAATTTGTTACTGGTAGGGTTAAACCTATGACTAGTATTATTGATAAGGCAAATAAACGCGAAATTTCTTTTGATAGACTCCATGAAGAAATGTATGATATTGCCGGATTGCGTTTAATGTGTCAGTTTGTAGATGATATTGATATTGTGGTTAACCTTCTCAGACAACGTCAGGATTTTAAAGTAGTAGAAGAACGAGATTATATTAGTAATACGAAGCAGAGTGGTTATCGTTCATTTCACGTTATTATTGAATATCCAATAGAGACGCTCGATGGGGAAAAGAAAATATTAGCGGAAATTCAAATTAGAACGCTAGCAATGAATTTTTGGGCAACTATAGAACATACCTTGCGTTATAAATATGATGGCGATTATCCACCAGAAATTCAACACCGTCTAGAAAGAGCAGCTGAAGCAGCATTTTTGCTGGATGAAGAAATGTCTGAAATAAAAGAAGAAATTCAAGAAGCACAAAAATATTATTCTAAAAAGCGTGCGAAGAAGCATGACAGTGACTAG
- a CDS encoding CYTH domain-containing protein, with protein sequence MATNNEIEFKQLLSEVQYQAIYTAYFQGNHPFTQTNYYIDTSQFDLRNHKSALRIRVKDESYEMTLKVPSKIGLMEYNFETHIIPELDKTISEQDLPTDIAAELSKMDIDMDNLVILGALTTDRLEKEVQGNLLVLDKSKYLDYQDYELEYEVTDYNEGLINFKSILKKFDITHVTPDNKVQRFFKRKSNLNKN encoded by the coding sequence TTGGCAACTAACAACGAAATAGAGTTCAAACAATTATTATCAGAAGTACAATACCAAGCAATTTATACTGCATATTTCCAAGGCAACCATCCTTTCACCCAAACCAACTACTATATAGATACATCTCAGTTTGATTTACGTAATCATAAGTCAGCTTTGAGAATTCGTGTAAAAGATGAAAGTTATGAAATGACCTTAAAAGTACCATCAAAAATCGGTCTAATGGAATACAATTTCGAAACTCATATCATACCAGAGTTAGATAAAACGATTTCAGAACAAGATTTACCCACAGACATCGCCGCAGAACTTTCTAAAATGGATATCGATATGGATAATCTCGTTATTTTAGGTGCTTTAACAACTGATCGATTAGAAAAAGAAGTTCAAGGTAATTTACTTGTCTTAGACAAAAGTAAGTACTTAGATTATCAAGATTATGAACTAGAATATGAAGTTACTGATTATAATGAAGGGCTGATCAACTTTAAATCTATCTTAAAAAAATTTGATATTACTCATGTAACTCCTGACAACAAAGTACAAAGATTTTTCAAACGTAAATCAAATTTAAATAAAAACTAA
- a CDS encoding truncated hemoglobin YjbI, giving the protein MTQTPYEIIGQDALNEMIDHFYKLVKNDDRINHLFPGDFQETSRKQKQFLTQFLGGPNLYSEEHGHPMLKKRHLSFIITSFERDAWLENMYIAIQHANFPLGVGDYLYERLRLTANHMVNSEN; this is encoded by the coding sequence ATGACGCAAACACCTTACGAAATCATTGGACAAGATGCCTTAAATGAAATGATAGATCATTTTTACAAATTAGTTAAAAACGATGATAGAATTAATCATTTGTTTCCTGGAGATTTTCAAGAAACAAGCAGAAAACAAAAGCAATTTTTGACTCAATTTTTAGGTGGTCCAAATCTTTATTCTGAAGAGCATGGCCATCCAATGTTAAAAAAACGTCACTTAAGTTTTATAATTACAAGTTTTGAACGCGATGCATGGCTAGAAAATATGTATATTGCAATTCAACATGCAAATTTTCCTTTAGGTGTCGGTGATTATTTATACGAAAGATTACGTTTAACAGCGAATCACATGGTTAATTCCGAAAATTAA
- the yjbH gene encoding protease adaptor protein YjbH produces the protein MTEELKLINTNSREDANLSPVSKIEIYSFFDPFSKECFKLSAILSKLRIEYKQYISIRHILNPSLRVLTKCQAQSTSDLDNIALSYKAAELQGRLRAERFIHLVQNEIIPKRDIITESMVNNCISNAGLDYEVFKEDLHNNCLKDSLQVDLHIAREMDIEEAPTLVFFNEDVHEEGLKVEGLYPYHIYTYIINELIGTSIEKELPPSLESYIQQQQLVTKEELLTIYEWPEKVMNKELKKLALQQKIEKLQSPDGKFWKSKI, from the coding sequence ATGACTGAAGAACTAAAATTAATAAATACTAATAGTCGTGAAGATGCAAATCTTTCACCTGTGAGTAAGATTGAAATTTATTCATTTTTCGATCCTTTTAGTAAAGAATGCTTTAAATTATCAGCAATTCTTTCTAAATTACGTATTGAATATAAACAATATATCAGTATAAGGCATATACTCAACCCATCATTACGAGTCTTGACGAAATGCCAAGCTCAAAGTACATCTGATTTAGATAATATTGCTTTATCCTATAAGGCAGCAGAACTTCAAGGCCGTTTACGTGCAGAGCGCTTTATCCACCTTGTGCAAAATGAAATTATACCTAAACGGGACATTATTACTGAATCTATGGTTAATAATTGTATCAGTAATGCGGGTCTAGATTATGAAGTGTTTAAAGAAGACTTGCACAATAATTGCTTGAAAGATAGTTTACAAGTTGATTTGCACATTGCGCGAGAGATGGATATCGAAGAAGCACCCACACTTGTATTCTTTAATGAAGATGTTCATGAAGAAGGATTAAAAGTTGAAGGCTTATACCCATACCATATCTATACGTATATCATAAATGAACTTATAGGCACGTCTATTGAAAAAGAATTACCGCCTAGTTTAGAGAGCTATATTCAACAACAACAGCTTGTTACTAAGGAAGAGTTGCTAACTATTTATGAATGGCCTGAAAAAGTTATGAATAAAGAACTTAAAAAATTAGCATTACAACAAAAAATTGAAAAGCTTCAATCTCCGGACGGTAAATTTTGGAAATCTAAAATTTGA